The Bacteroidia bacterium genome segment GCGCAAGCGGAACGTTTCGGAACGGATATTCGTTGGGGAGTGGCTACTGCTGTTGATTTTTCAAAGCATCCACACAAAATAACCATTGATGAGAAAAAAATTATTTTAGCGGATACAGTTATCATTGCTACAGGAGCTTCAGCCAAATGGCTTGGTTTGCCCTCCGAAGAGCGATTAAATGGATTTGGTGTTTCAGCATGTGCCGTGTGCGATGGTTTCTTTTTTAAAGGACAAGATGTAGCGATTGTTGGAGCTGGCGATACAGCCGCAGAAGAGGCGACGTATCTCGCTAAATTATGTCGCAAAGTGTATATGATTGTTCGAAAAGACGAAATGCGCGCTTCCAAAGCGATGCAACATCGTGTAACACACACCGCGAATATTGAAATCTTATACAATCACGAAACAAAAGAAATTTTAGGAGATAAAGGTGTTACTGGAGCTTTAATGGTAAATTCCAAAACAGGTGAAGAACGCACTTTAACGATCACTGGTTTTTTCGTGGCGATTGGTCATCAGCCGAACACGGCTATTTTTAAACAATGGCTAAATTTGGATGAAGTGGGTTATATCAAAACTATTCCAGGAACTAGTAAAACCAATATTGAGGGTGTTTTTGCCTGTGGAGATGCGCAAGATAAAGTGTATCGCCAAGCAGTTACAGCTGCTGGTACAGGTTGCATGGCTGCTTTGGATGCGGAGCGCTATCTCGCCGAAAAAGGCATTCATTAAACTATATTTCAGTACCTTTGACTATAACATTTTATTTTTGATGATAAAAAAAATACTTTTCTGTTGCATCTTTTTCAGTTTCTCTTCTGCTTTATTTGCACAATTTAAATTTAGCGGGCAAATACCTACAGCCAAGCGTTACAAGGCATCGCAAGTAGTGGATTCTGCTTATGGGATAACCATGTACGACAAGTTAAATCCTTCTATTGGCGGAGATTCCGTTAGAAACGAAAAGGGCTATGCTGCACAAGGTCAAATTATTGATTATTACGAAGACGGAAAAATTATCCATAAAGGATATTATGTAGATGGACAACTAAAACTCTATTCCAATTATTTTGAAAATGGGCAAATTGAACGCGAATTCAAAATAGTAACAATCAAAAAATGCCACATGACTATTTTTTATAACACTGGAAAAATAAAGTCGGACATTACCTATTACAACGGACAAGTAGAAAGCGAACAAGATTTTTATCCGAATGGAAACGTTTCTTACATCGAAGAATCCGATAAAAGTTTAGAACATATTATCAAACGTGATTCGTATCTTGAAAATGGACAACCAGAATCTACTTTCGAGTTGCGTGATGCCGATAAAAAGAAACACAAAGAATATCTATACGATAAAAAAGAATATTTCCCGAATGGCAAAGTGAGTAAATCTGGCTCTATGAAATACGTTCCGGCAGTGAACGATTATCAGAAAGATGGCACTTGGAATTTGTACGATGAAAGCGGCAAATTAATCGAAGTGGATGATTATATAAACGGTATGTTGAACGATCAAAAAAGGCAATAATCCTCTTCTCAAAAAATAATTTTTCAATCGCTTTTAATTCGTTGTCGTTGTTTTTTGTTTCGCAGTTTTACTCCGAAACCTACGATACAGTTCTCCCAAAGTATTAAATTCTTCTCTGTAAAAAATGCCCATACCTTGGGTAAATGGGGCATTGGAAAGTACAATGGTATTATCGTTGGATCGATTAAAAGCTTTTACACGTAGTTTACCGTCTTCTGTAAGTTTATATTCTATGTTTACGTCGCCGACAATATTATTCGTATTTTGGGTTTGTACTGCAGCATTTCCGGCTACTCCAAAATTACCATCAATAGATACTTTGTCATTAAAAAGTTGTGTCGAAAGTGCGACTTCCAGCTCTTTACTGCTCAATAAATCTCCCGGTCGGTAATTCACACCCACATCAAAATCATTGCTTATTTGCGAAAGCCAATTACTCAATTGATTCGACAATAACTCGCTAGAAGCCGTAGTTCCTGCATTTCCTCCTTGTGAAACACCTTGCGATTTCAATTGATCGGGTGGTACAAAACTGTTCATCACCATTAAAGAAAAAATTTGCTTATTCATTTCTTGCTCCGTAGTTAGATAGCTTTTTATCGTTTGGCGTGTTCCATCATCCACCGTTGGCAAATCAATGTCGAAAGCAATGTTCGGACTGAATAAATTTCCACTTAAATTCAAAATACAATTGACGGGATAACGCTTTTTATACAAACCTGTTGAATCGGAAGGAAAAAATGGGCTCAGCGGTGTTTTTACTTGATAAATTGCATTTAAATTCAGATCTGCGTTGTATGGATCGCCCGACCAGCGAATGGTTCCGCCTTTTTGCAGTTTAAATTTTTTATTGATGATATTTTGTAGCGTGAACAAATAACTCCCATCGTCAATCGTATAATCGCCATACATACTAACACTTCCGATACTATTGACCGACATTTTCAGATTTCCATTTCCATGCGCTGTAATAATATCTCCAATTTTGGAATCAAAAATAATTTGTACTTGCGCATCTGGCGTGGCTTCTACGTTTAAATTAACTGTCAATCCATTTTGAGACGCCTTGTAATCTTGCCCTTTTTTCACCTTCACAGAATCTTTTTTTATGAAGCGCACAAAATCATTATCACCTGCTTCTTGTGGTCCCGTCATCGGAATAAATAATTGCGTTGTGAATATTTTATGATCAAAATTTATTTTTTCTGTCTTTAAAGATGCGTCAATTGAAATATTATTCAAATAACCATAGACGTTCATTATTCCCGATCCAAAAGCGGTTCCGTAATATAGATTATCCGTATTATCAGATGTATTTAAACATAAAAATTTACTTGCCTCAATATCAAAATCTAATTGAAAATCTTTAAAATTATTGTGAAAAACACTTCCATTTACGATGGCAGTATGCCCGTAAATATCATATAAAACAAGGCTATCTATACGAAAAGAAGTAGGATGTATTATAATATCCTGATTGAAACTGTACGAAGTATTCAAATAATTGACGGTAACTTTTTTCGCATGGAGCGTTAATTTACCTCCCAACAAAGGATTATTTATCGCACCTTTTATCGTTACCTCTCCGCCAAATTGTCCTTTAAAATCACGGCAATAATCCTTCACAAAAGGTTCGAAAATTTGCATTTCCATGTTGTGCAAAGTCATATCCATATCCACATTATTTGTATCTCTCGTAGGATAATAAAAGCCGGAAATAAGGATATTTTGAATACTGTCTTTACTAAAATTTCCATGCAAATAAATAGCTTGTTTTTTATCGTTCCAAAGCGTTTCTAAAACTCCATTACCAATATTTTCATTGTTCAATTTTATTTTCTGGAAATTGATGGAACTGCTAAAAACAGGATGCTCATAGATACTTGAAATAGTGGTTATGCCATCCACAGCACCATTTAATTTCAATCCACTTTTAGCTATAAACTGATTCAAATTTTCCAACCTAAATTGAGAAAGATTGATTTGTATTGCTTGCGATTTATTTTCTGAAATAAAACCATTTACGGCAATGGCTTGCTGTCCATTTCGAAACGACAAATTAGTAACGGCTATCTGTGATGAATCTATTTTTATCTCATTGTCTTCGCTCATTTTCCAAACGGAATCAGCAATCACAATTTGAGAATGCAACAATTTAATTTTTAATTGTGGATGTTGATCAAACAACACGAGTCCGTCAAAATTTCCGCTATACTCAATGTCATCATTGCTTTTCCAATTCAACTTCCACGTTACACTGTCATTTAAAGCAGTTGCAGATATAGCTAAATTATCAGCTCCAATGCTGTCGCTAATATCCAAACGCTGACAGCCCATTTTCATTTTTATTTTTTGTTGATCCGAAAATACTTCCGCACTCCACAACGAAATTTTCTTCCCACTCAACACTAATTGACGTGCTTTTGCATTTAAGATTATTTTTTGATCTGTACTGTTATAACTTCCATTCACGTATGTATCTGGGCTGATTTTTAGTTTTGGAAAAAATAATTCTGTTAAAGGATTTGGCTTGTTAAAATGAACTGAATAATTAAAATTTTCAGGTTGTTGAATGCTCTTTAATTTTAGTTTAGGAACATAAGAAGGTGCATAGTGGTTTAAAAAATTAATGATAGAGGTGGGTAATTCACTTAGCTCGAAATTCCCTTTAATGGTGGCATCCAAAAAATCGGACGATAAAAAAACAGATTTCTTTCCATCCTTTTCCTTCTGCGATACCAAATTCAAATGCTGCATTTCGTATTGAATATTATTCTGGATAAAAGTAGTTTTTCCGATTAAGGCTTCGCCCAATAAATCATCCTCGTTGCTACCAGTAACATTTACTGTAAGTTGAGAGGAAAGAATAGCTGGCGTTTTACTTTGTATAAAATGGAGCGCACTCAAATCGGCTCGATTAATGGTGGAAACGAAATCCGTTACCGGAATTTTTTCATTAAAATCCACATCTCCGTTAAAATCCATGCTTAAGTTAGTATCCCGAACAGCAAGCATTCCTTTAAACACTCTTTTCGCCAAATTTCCCGCTACATTCAGATTTTGATAATTGTATTTATTAAACTCAATATTTTTGATAGCACCTTTAATGTTCGCCGCAATATTATCGCGCTCCAAACCTTTGCCATCCACCTGTCCATCCAAACTTATTTTTCCGAGAATTCCAATCCCTAAAAATTTTCCGATATCAAAATTATCTGACTTTATTTTTCCGCTATAAGTAGCAACGGAATTCCCCAATGGTTTTTGCATATCAACATCGGATGAAATATTCCCGAGGTCAGTGGTAAATTTCCCGTACGCCACAAAATCTGAATAGAAACCTGAGAAATTGCCACTAAATTTAATTTTTCCGAGAAGTCCAATACTTTCAGGCACTTCCAATGTTTTTTGTTCGTTAAATGGTGGTACCGGAATTTGCTCCAAATCTTCGCGTGTGGTGGTAAGTCGGTTTATATCCAAGTGCATATAGGTCTCAGAAAAATTCGGTAAGCCGCTCATATCAATATTTCCACTGAATTGTGTATTATCTCCGAATAAAATATTCATATTTTTTCCGCGCAAATCATTTACAGTTCCGCTAATGTCGCCCGAAACCGTTAGTGTTTTGTACATTCCTTTTAAATCGGTCGAAAAATAAGCGATGTCATTCATCTCCAAACGCGATTTCGTAAACACCGCTTTCATCTTCACTTTATGGATAAAATCATTAAAATCGCCATATTTAGAATATTTTAAAATCAAATCAGTGGAAATTTCACTTTGCGCAGTTTTAATCCGAAGTTGATCCAACTCCATGCCTACCGGACTCAATTTCACATAACACGCAAAATCCCGAAGTTGAAATCCTGATTTTTCAGTTGTAGAAAGATTATCAATCGTAGCCCGAATCGTATCACCAAAAAATTCCACATCGCTGATTCCCGCATGGATATTTTCAGCGTGTAAATCTGAAAAATTAATTCCCGTAGTGGTCGATGTATCGTTTCTATCTTGCAATTTAAAATCCACATTATTCAGCAACAATCCGCCAAATCTAAAATGCCAAGCGACCGCAGTAGTATCAGCTATTGTATCTTTGGAAGCAAATTCATTGATGATAAATTGTAAATTAAAATCTTTTTCTTTTTGATACGTAATTAATGCGAGTTTCGTGTTTTTCAACTCCACACTTGTTATAAAAATTTGATGTGTTTGACGATTGATATCTCCGATGCTCAACGCTAATTTTTCGGCGTATAGCAAAGTATCTTTGTGCAAATCTTCCACGTATACTTTTTCTAAAATCACTTTGTTGAAAAAACCGATATCTACCCCCCCTACTTCCACTTTGGTATGTAATTTCTCAGAATAATAAGAGGCAATTTTTTGCGTTAGCCACGTTTGCACAGAACTTGTACGAAGCAATAAATACGCAATCAGCAACAAGAAAGCGAGCGAGCCTAAAAAGTAGAGTAATATGTTGCGTAATTTTTTGATAACTTTGGTCTTTTATTCTGTATTTATTTTCTTTTTTGCCTTGTGAGCAAGGCAAAGTTACACATTATGACGCAGTCAACGATAATAATTTTAGGAATTGAATCTTCTTGCGATGATACCGCAGCTGCTGTGATTGTTGATGGCAAATTGCTTGCCAATTGTATCGCCAATCAAAAAATTCACGAATCTTACGGCGGCGTGGTTCCAGAATTAGCTTCCAGAGCGCATCAGCAAAATATTATTCCGGTAGTAGACGAAGCACTTAAAAAAGCCAATGTCAAAAAAACAGATTTAGCCGCTGTTGCGTATACGCGTGGTCCCGGATTAATTGGTTCTTTATTGGTCGGTGCGTCTTTCGCTAAAGGTTTTTCGCTCGGTTTAAACATTCCTTTGATTGAAGTAAATCACATGCAAGCGCATATTTTAGCACACTTTATTGACGATGAAAAAAATAATTTTTCGAAGCCCGAATTTCCTTTTTTGTGCCTTACCGTTTCTGGCGGACATACACAAATTGTGCTCGTAAAGAATTATTTTGAAATGGAAATAATCGGTCAAACAATGGATGACGCTGCGGGAGAAGCTTTTGATAAAATTGCGAAAATAATTGGCTTTCCTTATCTCGGTGGCGTATTTATTGATAAATTGGCGCAAGAAGGAAATCCGTTGGCGTTTAAATTTCCGGTGCCATTGGTGCCTGATTTGAATTTTAGTTTCAGCGGATTAAAAACAGCTTTTTTATATTTCATCCAAAAACAAACAAAACTAAATCCAAATTTTATTGAAGAACATAAAGCTGATATTTGTGCGTCTATCCAAGCAAGTATTGTCAATATCTTAACAGAAAAATTAAAAAAAGCAGCGGAACAAACGGGAATTTCTCAAATTGCAATCGCTGGCGGAGTGGCGGCGAATTCAGGATTACGAAATAAATTACACGAAATTTCAGTGCAAAAAAATTGGAAAATTTTTATTCCTCAACAAGCGTATTGCACGGATAACGCTGCAATGATTGCCATAACGGGATATTTAAAATTTCTAAAAAAAGATTTTTCAGAACAAAATGTAGCGCCAACTGCTCGATACGATTGGTAAAAGGAATCTTCAAAAAATAATTTTTCAAACGCGAAAAAATATTTTTCAAAATCAAAATTTGATTTATTTTAAAATTGAACATTAAAATTTATATTTGTCGTCGCTATGAAACTATTTGTTGCCAACATCGAAGAATCCATCAATGAATTTGTGTTAGAAAGTATTTTCGCGCGCTTCGGCGAAGTTATTTCCACCAAAATTGTGTACGATCGAATTACGTACGAATCGAAAGGTTACGCTTTTGTGGAAATGGCGAAAAAAGAAGATGCTTTAAAAGCCATCGAAAGCCTTAACGACAAGGATTTAAAAGGAAAAAAATTAGTGATTAAAGAAGCTGACGAAAAAAGACGCTAAGTTTTTTTCTCAAAAAAGGTACTTCGAAAAATTATTTTTTTGAAGCGATTAATACGCACCATTTCTTTTTCGCAAAAACCATTCTGCACTCAGTAAAAATAAAAGGAGAAAAAATACTGCTTTCAAATCTACCAAATCAGAAAGTTTTTTTTCGGAATACACTACCGATTTTAAATCGTCGCGTTTGTCCAATGCGTCGGAAATTTTCTGCAAGTCTTGCGGATACACCATTTCGCCGTCGTGCGAATGCGCCAATTGATACAACAATTGATGATCCGCTACCGCGTTTACCGCTTCGATGTGCAAAGGATTAATTACAAATGCACCGCGTTTCGAATACATTTTATCGCCCACTTTTGTAGTGGCTTCGTACGTGTAATTTCCAGTCGGCAATTCGCCTGCTTCCAAATGATACGCATTGGAAGTTTTACTGAATGTAAAATCAAATTTCTTGGTAGCATCGTTTGTAAAATGAATCAATACATCACCTCCATTTATCAACTCGTAACTTTGGTTATACACTTCTGCATCCATTGTTATTGGCTCATCTTCGTTAAAAGTATGATTGGCATTGATGCGAAAAAAACTTTTGTCTTCTTTCACTAATAAATACTGTATGGTTTTATCAATTAATTCTTGAAAAAAATCAAAATTGGAATTGTCAGAGTAATCGTGTAAACGCCATTTCCACAAACCTTCTCCAGCAATTATTGCATTTTTTTTATCTGCATTTTGATTGAAAACAATCAATGGATTCTGAGTAGTAATTGCGCCATTTTTTTGATAAAACAAAACGTTGGCAGCCGCGCCCATTCTATAATTTCCGAAAGGAGATTTCATTGCAGGCAGCTCCGAAAAATAATTTTTGAACGCATCGCTCAGCGTAAAAAGCGTAAAGTTTTCATCGTAAGAAATCGTGATTTCATCTGTTTGAGAAGTCAGAGAAGATATATTTAAACCAGTCTGTAAGGCATTAAATTCGGGCAAAGCAGAACGTGAACCTACAATATAAATCACCGGAATATGTTGCTCTTCTATTTTTTTCAACAATGGAATTGATTTATTTTTTAAGGAAGGCAATTGATCTAAA includes the following:
- the trxB gene encoding thioredoxin-disulfide reductase, whose translation is MIEELEKVNCLIIGSGPAGYTAAIYAARADMKPVMYEGLQPGGQLTITTEVENYPGYPKGTDGPKMMEDFKAQAERFGTDIRWGVATAVDFSKHPHKITIDEKKIILADTVIIATGASAKWLGLPSEERLNGFGVSACAVCDGFFFKGQDVAIVGAGDTAAEEATYLAKLCRKVYMIVRKDEMRASKAMQHRVTHTANIEILYNHETKEILGDKGVTGALMVNSKTGEERTLTITGFFVAIGHQPNTAIFKQWLNLDEVGYIKTIPGTSKTNIEGVFACGDAQDKVYRQAVTAAGTGCMAALDAERYLAEKGIH
- a CDS encoding translocation/assembly module TamB domain-containing protein, whose protein sequence is MLLIAYLLLRTSSVQTWLTQKIASYYSEKLHTKVEVGGVDIGFFNKVILEKVYVEDLHKDTLLYAEKLALSIGDINRQTHQIFITSVELKNTKLALITYQKEKDFNLQFIINEFASKDTIADTTAVAWHFRFGGLLLNNVDFKLQDRNDTSTTTGINFSDLHAENIHAGISDVEFFGDTIRATIDNLSTTEKSGFQLRDFACYVKLSPVGMELDQLRIKTAQSEISTDLILKYSKYGDFNDFIHKVKMKAVFTKSRLEMNDIAYFSTDLKGMYKTLTVSGDISGTVNDLRGKNMNILFGDNTQFSGNIDMSGLPNFSETYMHLDINRLTTTREDLEQIPVPPFNEQKTLEVPESIGLLGKIKFSGNFSGFYSDFVAYGKFTTDLGNISSDVDMQKPLGNSVATYSGKIKSDNFDIGKFLGIGILGKISLDGQVDGKGLERDNIAANIKGAIKNIEFNKYNYQNLNVAGNLAKRVFKGMLAVRDTNLSMDFNGDVDFNEKIPVTDFVSTINRADLSALHFIQSKTPAILSSQLTVNVTGSNEDDLLGEALIGKTTFIQNNIQYEMQHLNLVSQKEKDGKKSVFLSSDFLDATIKGNFELSELPTSIINFLNHYAPSYVPKLKLKSIQQPENFNYSVHFNKPNPLTELFFPKLKISPDTYVNGSYNSTDQKIILNAKARQLVLSGKKISLWSAEVFSDQQKIKMKMGCQRLDISDSIGADNLAISATALNDSVTWKLNWKSNDDIEYSGNFDGLVLFDQHPQLKIKLLHSQIVIADSVWKMSEDNEIKIDSSQIAVTNLSFRNGQQAIAVNGFISENKSQAIQINLSQFRLENLNQFIAKSGLKLNGAVDGITTISSIYEHPVFSSSINFQKIKLNNENIGNGVLETLWNDKKQAIYLHGNFSKDSIQNILISGFYYPTRDTNNVDMDMTLHNMEMQIFEPFVKDYCRDFKGQFGGEVTIKGAINNPLLGGKLTLHAKKVTVNYLNTSYSFNQDIIIHPTSFRIDSLVLYDIYGHTAIVNGSVFHNNFKDFQLDFDIEASKFLCLNTSDNTDNLYYGTAFGSGIMNVYGYLNNISIDASLKTEKINFDHKIFTTQLFIPMTGPQEAGDNDFVRFIKKDSVKVKKGQDYKASQNGLTVNLNVEATPDAQVQIIFDSKIGDIITAHGNGNLKMSVNSIGSVSMYGDYTIDDGSYLFTLQNIINKKFKLQKGGTIRWSGDPYNADLNLNAIYQVKTPLSPFFPSDSTGLYKKRYPVNCILNLSGNLFSPNIAFDIDLPTVDDGTRQTIKSYLTTEQEMNKQIFSLMVMNSFVPPDQLKSQGVSQGGNAGTTASSELLSNQLSNWLSQISNDFDVGVNYRPGDLLSSKELEVALSTQLFNDKVSIDGNFGVAGNAAVQTQNTNNIVGDVNIEYKLTEDGKLRVKAFNRSNDNTIVLSNAPFTQGMGIFYREEFNTLGELYRRFRSKTAKQKTTTTN
- the tsaD gene encoding tRNA (adenosine(37)-N6)-threonylcarbamoyltransferase complex transferase subunit TsaD — protein: MTQSTIIILGIESSCDDTAAAVIVDGKLLANCIANQKIHESYGGVVPELASRAHQQNIIPVVDEALKKANVKKTDLAAVAYTRGPGLIGSLLVGASFAKGFSLGLNIPLIEVNHMQAHILAHFIDDEKNNFSKPEFPFLCLTVSGGHTQIVLVKNYFEMEIIGQTMDDAAGEAFDKIAKIIGFPYLGGVFIDKLAQEGNPLAFKFPVPLVPDLNFSFSGLKTAFLYFIQKQTKLNPNFIEEHKADICASIQASIVNILTEKLKKAAEQTGISQIAIAGGVAANSGLRNKLHEISVQKNWKIFIPQQAYCTDNAAMIAITGYLKFLKKDFSEQNVAPTARYDW
- a CDS encoding RNA-binding protein — its product is MKLFVANIEESINEFVLESIFARFGEVISTKIVYDRITYESKGYAFVEMAKKEDALKAIESLNDKDLKGKKLVIKEADEKRR